One genomic region from Osmerus mordax isolate fOsmMor3 chromosome 4, fOsmMor3.pri, whole genome shotgun sequence encodes:
- the cecr2 gene encoding chromatin remodeling regulator CECR2 (The sequence of the model RefSeq protein was modified relative to this genomic sequence to represent the inferred CDS: added 15 bases not found in genome assembly), which translates to MIQHKEKEQQQRQLDPASSRSSQRPCDRRPGQDEDPLRAVEDVVQREEEVHRQALLAEQRREEERLLQEERHQEELERLKAVEERARRRKLREERAWLLSQGKDLPPELLHLEPHSPVRRARRTKEFYEIDDDYTALYKVLETLKAHKDAWPFLEPVDDSYAPNYHDLIQTPMDLSTIERKLNQGDYVAKEEFVADVKLMFENCMEYNGEDSEYTIMAESLERCFSRALLKHLPAEDADTDEEFHVSGEERERKEKRRSRGQKQAGPGSLIRATEQAQQRKRTAHGGKGSTPVEEQGGKPTHLPPPPHWASRPPHPHGLHPGQGHPGQGHPGQGHPGQGHPGQGHPGQGHPGQGHPGQGHPGSNVRPGMYHPGHQLHRPPGPPMYGQRMPMDPRSSYPGQGGHTPQPGDPSAHCMPPGYNMQHHMVDSHHHVGPRYQMGPDPRHLQPSPQPPYMGPTHGPSLGPRPLALQSGGLCTPPPEASMYPSRQRPEGHTMHPLGNRYPRPEGLGRHGYPSYCPPGMWPGMNHQGPERPAGGPGMQDPSMGNQLHYNPHGPPPPHHMPPKPWPEQAAHPGYPPHSAQYRMPTSVSSPGPMGPRALLGPQDSSRPRLASMLESPEMLALQQLSASSRPPAATPPQHMGNFQQQPPGPPQGVGSAPASHPAPHPPAHPEIQLLRPARDNGPDSQPATQPHATLPKGSTLDPKMATNQVPHVSRVHGDQERRPVPSPSRPSEGLQSPPPPAPSWDRGAQESRSREPLSEAPGHPGISDGHSQERETSRGQDALQGSPQPQNRPTPPPNGCSTAPAHPSNNGAPQGTRHPQDGSQQPTQNAQQQPAPQPGSSDSTAPQNAHQQFSRSALNPNLPPHLALNVHQPNPQNHPLQQLGHQQNPLQQGPPQPGPMHSMPQSAPPQGPKPTPPQPAPLTSLPPSHPAPQMAPQPSPADQGDQKPSEPTGRGDPGGGGGGSSGPQQHSNPGMVKTAAPNGIYRQQAFSPKPNTQLGGSVARQGPGPRGPSPGHNPAMPSQTQEQENGGMAQYASPPHGHYSQPMGRPMPPSQRQPYPNQTVHQAMASPHHSPARYHTYSQQGAVFPYHMAGQQHPQGSPNMYPPQYQQQHFYSQAQAQGTSQVGYPSDEWHRPQYQPRHPMPSANGRLKESSVSPLGSEGSSGGLLSPSPLPEVHHAGDGQDGGAGSPAKLARLEEGTERPESPKQILDLDSHNAASRRRGQHPSAAPAGYLYDPRTIHPGMQQGGAPPPHMMSRGPYQSQAYPRGPYASQRPHPHLMEALQRPQQLPYSPGQSHRMGLAVYRHPQAGGHYQGMMVQQRALAPEHYLHPGQMMCTGSPGGPNSKQGV; encoded by the exons gagaaggagcagcagcagaggcAGCTGGACCCGGCCAGCTCCCGTAGCTCCCAGCGGCCGTGTGACAGACGCCCCGGCCAGGACGAG gaccccCTGAGGGCAGTGGAGGACGtggtgcagagagaggaggaggtgcacaGACAGGCGCTGCTggcggagcagaggagagaggaggagagactccTGCAGGAGGAGCGCCAccaagaggagctggagagactgAAGGCTGTGGAGG agcgGGCGCGCAGGAGGAAGCTGCGTGAGGAGAGGGCGTGGCTGCTGTCTCAGGGGAAGGATCTTCCTCCAGAGCTGCTCCACCTGGAGCCGCACTCCCCCGTCCGCCGCGCTCGCAGGACCAAAGAGTT TTATGAAATCGATGACGACTACACTGCTTTGTACAAAG tgcTGGAGACCCTGAAGGCCCACAAGGATGCCTGGCCGTTCCTTGAGCCGGTGGACGACTCCTACGCGCCCAACTACCATGATCTGATCCAG ACGCCTATGGACCTGTCCACCATCGAGAGGAAGCTGAACCAGGGGGACTACGTCGCCAAGGAGGAGTTTGTGGCCGACGTCAAGCTCATGTTTGAGAACTGCATGGAGTACAACGGAGAGGACAGTG aGTACACCATCATGGCCGAGTCCCTGGAGCGCTGCTTTAGCCGTGCGCTGCTCAAACACCTCCCCGCGGAGGACGCCGACACGGACGAGGAGTTCCACGTCAGCGGCGAGGAGCGCGAGCGCAAGGAGAAGAGGCGGAGCCGCGGCCAGAAGCAGGCGGGGCCTGGGAGCCTGATCAGGGCCACCGAACAGGCCCAGCAGCGCAAGAGGACGGCCCACGGGGGCAAGGGCAGCACccctgtggaggagcaggggggcaaGCCCACccacctgcccccgcccccacactgGGCCAGCAGGCCTCCTCACCCCCATGGCTTGCACCCTGGACAAGGGCACCCTGGACAAGGGCACCCTGGACAAGGGCACCCTGGACAAGGGCACCCTGGACAAGGGCACCCTGGACAAGGGCACCCTGGACAAGGGCACCCTGGACAAGGGCACCCTGGCAGCAACGTGAGGCCTGGGATGTACCACCCTGGACACCAG CTTCAtcggccccctggcccccccatGTATGGCCAGAGGATGCCCATGGACCCTCGGTCCTCCTACCCTGGGCAGGGGGGGCACACACCCCAGCCTGGGGACCCCAGTGCACACTGCATGCCCCCCGGCTACAACATGCAG CATCACATGGTCGACAGCCATCATCACGTGGGCCCCAGGTACCAGATGGGTCCAGATCCCCGTCACCTCCAGCCCTCGCCCCAGCCTCCATACATGGGCCCAACCCACGGcccctccctgggcccccgGCCCCTGGCCCTGCAGTCCGGGGGcctctgcaccccccctccGGAGGCGAGCATGTACCCATCTCGCCAGCGGCCCGAGGGCCACACAATGCACCCCTTGGGGAACCGGTACCCGAGACCCGAGGGCCTGGGTCGCCATGGTTACCCCAGCTACTGCCCCCCTGGCATGTGGCCCGGCATGAACCACCAGGGCCCAGAGAGGCCTGCAGGCGGCCCTGGAATGCAGGACCCCAGCATGGGCAACCAGCTCCACTACAACCCCCacggcccccctcctccacaccacatGCCCCCCAAGCCCTGGCCGGAGCAGGCCGCCCACCCAGGCTACCCTCCCCACAGCGCCCAGTACCGCATGCCCACATCCGTGAGCTCTCCCGGGCCCATGGGCCCCCGGGCCCTCCTGGGGCCCCAGGACTCCTCCAGGCCTCGCCTGGCCTCCATGCTGGAGAGCCCAGAGATGCTGGCCCTGCAGCAGCTGtcagcctcctccagaccccctgcTGCAACCCCTCCACAGCACATGGGCAACTTTCAGCAGCAGCCGCCAGGGCCCCCACAGGGAGTTGGCAGCgccccagcctctcaccccgcccctcacccccctgctcACCCGGAGATTCAGCTGCTGCGCCCTGCCAGAGACAATgggccagacagccagcctgcCACTCAGCCACACGCTACGCTGCCTAAAG GTTCGACGTTGGATCCCAAGATGGCCACCAACCAGGTGCCGCATGTCTCCCGTGTCCATGGCGACCAGGAGCGCCGCCCCGTCCCCAGCCCCTCTAGGCCCAGCGAGGGCTTgcagagccccccccctccagcccccagctgggacagaggagcccaggagagcaggagcagagagccactgtctgAAGCACCAGGACACCCAGGGATCTCCGATGGCCACagccaggagagggagacgagCCGGGGCCAGGATGCCCTCCAGGGCTCCCCCCAGCCGCAGAACCGGCCCACGCCGCCTCCAAACGGCTGTTCCACGGCTCCTGCACATCCTAGCAACAACGGAGCCCCACAGGGCACGCGTCATCCCCAGGATGGCTCCCAGCAGCCTACCCAGAATGCCCAGCAgcagcctgctcctcagcctgGCTCCTCAGACAGCACAGCTCCCCAGAACGCCCATCAACAGTTCTCCCGCAGCGCCCTGaatcccaacctccctccacaTCTCGCTCTGAACGTCCACCAGCCAAACCCTCAGAACCATCCCCTACAACAACTGGGCCACCAGCAGAACCCCCTCCAGCAAGGTCCTCCCCAGCCCGGCCCCATGCACAGCATGCCCCAGAGTGCTCCCCCACAGGGGCCTAAGCCCACGCCCCCCCAGCcggcccccctcacctccctgccccccagtcACCCCGCGCCTCAGAtggccccccagcccagcccggccGACCAGGGGGACCAGAAGCCCAGTGAGCCCACCGGCAGAGGCgatcctgggggaggaggaggaggcagctcTGGTCCGCAGCAGCACAGCAACCCCGGCATGGTGAAGACCGCAGCCCCCAACGGCATCTACAGACAGCAGGCCTTCAGCCCCAAGCCTAACACCCAGCTAGGGGGCAGCGTGGCCAGGCAAGGGCCCGGACCTAGGGGCCCGTCCCCGGGGCACAATCCAGCTATGCCCTCCCAAACCCAGGAACAGGAGAATGGAGGCATGGCCCAGTACGCCAGCCCTCCTCACGGTCATTACAGCCAACCAATGGGCCGGCCCATGCCTCCCTCTCAACGCCAGCCGTACCCGAACCAAACCGTGCACCAGGCCATGGCCAGCCCGCACCACAGCCCAGCCCGCTACCACACCTACAGCCAGCAGGGGGCCGTGTTCCCCTACCACATGGCTGGCCAGCAGCACCCTCAAGGCAGCCCCAACATGTACCCTCCCCAGTACCAGCAGCAACACTTCTACTCCCAGGCTCAGGCCCAGGGCACCAGCCAGGTGGGGTACCCCTCCGACGAGTGGCACCGCCCCCAGTACCAGCCCCGCCACCCCATGCCCTCCGCCAACGGCCGCCTGAAGGAGAGCAGCGTGTCTCCTCTGGGCTCCGAGGGCTCCAGCGGCGGCctgctctcccccagccccctgccgGAGGTCCACCACGCGGGGGACGGGCAGGACGGCGGGGCCGGGAGCCCCGCCAAGCTGGCCCGTCTGGAGGAGGGCACCGAGCGCCCGGAGAGCCCCAAGCAGATCCTGGACCTGGACAGCCACAACGCCGCCTCCCGCAGGCGCGGCCAGCACCCCTCGGCCGCCCCCGCCGGCTACCTGTACGACCCCCGTACAATACACCCTGGCATGCAGCAGGGCGGCGCTCCGCCCCCACACATGATGTCCCGGGGCCCCTACCAGAGCCAGGCCTACCCGAGAGGGCCCTACGCCTCCCAgagaccccacccccacctgatGGAGGCCTTGCAGAGGCCCCAGCAGCTGCCCTACTCCCCGGGGCAGAGCCATCGCATGGGCCTGGCCGTGTACAGACACCCCCAGGCCGGTGGGCATTACCAGGGCATGATGGTGCAGCAGAGGGCCCTGGCCCCAGAACACTACCTGCACCCAGG GCAGATGATGTGTACTGGGTCTCCTGGTGGTCCCAACAGCAAGCAAGGGGTGTAG